TTTCCTCCTACTCTAAAAAGAAGGCATATACCATTCACAAAGTAATTTATGCATTAAAAAAGCGAAAAGGAGGTGGACAATTTTTCGCGCTTAAAAAAAACAGCTATAAAGACACCGTTTTTATAGTTGATGAGTGCAGTATGATCGGCGAAGAAGGCGGCGGATTCACCAAAAACAGTTTGCTGGACGATTTAATGAGTTTCGTGTTTTCGGGCACGGGCTGTCGGTTGGTTTTGGTTGGAGACGAGGCGCAGCTTCCACCGGTTGGAGCGGAAAACAGCCCCGCCTTAAACAAGGACAGGCTTGAAATGGATTTTAATCTAACGATTGCAAAAATAACGCTTAACCAAGTTGTTAGACAGGAGTTGCAGTCTGGAATTCTATTGGAAGCCACACGCTTAAGAGAACAAATGCAAAATCCAGACCCCTTCTTTAAATTGGAGATGCACCATGATGTGCAATACCTCTCCCGCTTTGATTTTACCGACCACTATCAAGAGCATTTGGATAAATATGGGGATGATGCCGTTATGTACATTACCCGGTCTAACAAGCAAGCAAACAGACTAAATCAACAAATTAGAACGCAAGTTTATCATTCAGAATCTATGATAGACGGAGGAGACAAATTGATGGTAGTTAAAAATAATTACCATTGGGTTCAGGATGATAGCACCCAAGATTTTATAGCAAACGGTGATTTTTGT
The genomic region above belongs to Luteibaculum oceani and contains:
- a CDS encoding ATP-dependent DNA helicase; amino-acid sequence: MASNKPNCAVILNGYAGTGKTTLLAACANYLTSERKKYVLMAPTGRAAKVLSSYSKKKAYTIHKVIYALKKRKGGGQFFALKKNSYKDTVFIVDECSMIGEEGGGFTKNSLLDDLMSFVFSGTGCRLVLVGDEAQLPPVGAENSPALNKDRLEMDFNLTIAKITLNQVVRQELQSGILLEATRLREQMQNPDPFFKLEMHHDVQYLSRFDFTDHYQEHLDKYGDDAVMYITRSNKQANRLNQQIRTQVYHSESMIDGGDKLMVVKNNYHWVQDDSTQDFIANGDFCVIQRVRNQDEIFGFNFTDATLYFSDYNLELDVKIWLDSLFVDQASMPQAQGEKLWDLIDKEFYGDIINKPERKEALKKDPYLQALQVKFGHAVTCHKAQGGQWPVVYIDVGYLPNPEMDLSFLRWLYTAFTRASEKVFLVNFPEEWVAHEPD